The nucleotide sequence AGACCATAGAGGAAAATTTTTTCATTTCAAGACATCTTTAACAATTCTTGACACCATCTGCTTTGTTGCTCTTCCATCGCGGATTTATTTGGAGTGAGTGCAAGCCATAAAAAAAATTCATCTTCATTAAAAAAGATGCTAGGGTATTTTATTTTTGTTTCTGGGCGGCTAATCTTTCTTAAGTGCAGATTTTTTCCTCAAACTTTTTTAAAAAATATTTGAGACTTGGTTGTAAAAATTATTATACTATTGGCTCTTAATTACTCATTAAAGCTATGATTATATAGCAACCCCCAAAACGAGTTAGGACAGCCCTTTTGCAACAGGAGAAAATCCTTGTGACTTCTAAGTCGGTAACTCCTGACTCTTGCTATACAAGGCACAGCAAAACCATTAAAGTAATTCCATGCCAGACTTGCAAGCATCCATCGCCCACTATTATCATCAGCGAACCAAGTACGACCCTAATACCATTGCCTCAAAAAATAAAGTCCTCGACTGGTCAAAACAACCGTTTCCCTTCAAAGAATACAAAATCGGCAATATTTTTGACCTCAAACCATACCTATCAAGTCCCTTAAGCACCTCTTCAGATGCAAAAGTTCAAGAGTGGCGACGACTAAGCCGCTTGCTGGCCTGTAGTTACGGGTTAACTGCCAAACTATCGACGATGGGAGGCCCCCCCATCTATTTAAGAGCCGCGCCTTCAGCCGGTGGGCTATATCCAGCAGAAATATATCTGATTTCTGGAGGAACTTCTCTACTACCGGCAGGTTTATATAATTATCAAGCCCTCAACCATTCTCTAATTCATTTTTGGGAAAGTGAGGTGTGGGAGGAATTAGCAAAAGCTTGTTTTAGACATCCCGCCCTTGAGCATACCCAATTAGCGCTAGTCACTACAGCCATATTTGAGCGTTCCGCTTGGCGTTATGAAGACCGAGCTTACCGGCGTATTTTTTTAGATACAGGACATTTACTCGGAAATATAGAATTAGCCAGTGCTATTAATTATTATCGCCCTTACCTGATAGGAGGATTTACCGATTCAGTCATTGATGAACTCCTATATCTTGATCCTGAACAAGAAGGCGTGATCACGGTGATTCCTCTCATAGATTTAACAGAAAATCAGCCAAAAATTGAACCCGCAAAAACCGCTTTACCTTCTACTATTAATACCCAATATCCTAATATTGCCGATGGAGAATTACTAAAATACTTTCATAAAGCCACCCAAATCAATCAAGCTGAAACCCCCTCTTCTTTAGCCGAAGTCGAGGAAAATAGCCCAGGAGAAGATAAATATAACTTTCCTTTCTGTTTAAAAGTTTCTACTTC is from Gloeothece verrucosa PCC 7822 and encodes:
- a CDS encoding SagB/ThcOx family dehydrogenase, which gives rise to MPDLQASIAHYYHQRTKYDPNTIASKNKVLDWSKQPFPFKEYKIGNIFDLKPYLSSPLSTSSDAKVQEWRRLSRLLACSYGLTAKLSTMGGPPIYLRAAPSAGGLYPAEIYLISGGTSLLPAGLYNYQALNHSLIHFWESEVWEELAKACFRHPALEHTQLALVTTAIFERSAWRYEDRAYRRIFLDTGHLLGNIELASAINYYRPYLIGGFTDSVIDELLYLDPEQEGVITVIPLIDLTENQPKIEPAKTALPSTINTQYPNIADGELLKYFHKATQINQAETPSSLAEVEENSPGEDKYNFPFCLKVSTSCPPIDWGEGLTGIETTILKRRSTRAYSGADLTLDELKALLNFTYQPQDYIGQGLDGNPDYFDLKLLQTFVGVSGVKGLEEGCYYYAPKAQELRQIRFKNFRQELHFLCLGQELGRDASVMIFHTADLNKAVAKYGDRVYRYLHMDAGHLGQRLNLAAIYLNLGVSGIGGFFDDQVNEVLGIPPDEAVIYITTLGRPRLG